The Athalia rosae chromosome 7, iyAthRosa1.1, whole genome shotgun sequence genome window below encodes:
- the LOC125501890 gene encoding uncharacterized protein LOC125501890 → MSPSQLVASDPVSASRFIENKFKAMLDFICSPDKPIGEVTHFFWRREYQGRGTQHFHLMIWIKDAPIFGTSSNQEVANFILKYGTCRMPSKNVSPNLHRRVNTHQRHTHNSYCLRSKANKNGKIGKVCRFGFSRPITNIFVMREVAISIAGRRTLKSKSRLYNLPRSEKEANINDYNPAILTAWEGNMDIQFIGEKSTLLNRCVTKYVAKPEKSNSDTTFEDINSTKSLCSRLWSFGLRMLNHRECGALEAADTLLGIALYGTDPETTIRWVDVNIIRNKKLKSRKEIEALEADSTEIFCDSLVDTHYPARPKELEATDLYDFVQWYDITKVEPTGQDVEYYTMGKSLYLKKRKRPCLVNHYKNNVNIQPERYFYALLLLFQPWRDVDELRNGCDTYAESFQSMQLELAQALEYHERITEVQKGIEYVKEMIDKQFADNAKDNDNSQNSDTVPLGFVPIEAKGAMKEFKDAAEKVETVDVSEMISKLNMDQKRVFDQVIKAVGSNQILRLYVSGEGGTGKSFLIKTIRCWIKQHASKDTAIIAPTGIAAFNVDGLTVHRLFQLPVEHGRTPKYKPLSDAVLKTIRDQLKNVALIVIDEVSMISNVTFLYIHLRLVEIFNTADCEDGWFGNKHILLFGDLLQLPPVHEGPSFTKLSNTDVEKLIGAMGSVDLWRNLFTYDELTINMRQKNDRTYREILSRIRLGIVTDMDTKMLSSRKIIFKATEFRDRIRELCNYINNLPIDTVCLLPTCRMCDVLNKAMLSAIQTDEIHLLAHDTVDCPPYLKKKVQKMLNTDDEDSSRTAGLAKMIIVKIGSKIMIRRNIDVTLGLVNGTIGTITAISRAADTGDVETVQIVLATGVVHILERVDVKLEVMEGAFVIRRQFPICLSYGITIHKSQGLSLKNAVIDAANGAAILEYNRLRKEYRPDLIPMPLTSVRAQKVADCRWSIAKDVVTCQVPAEEKTAAKLWQIKGLRNVDHVSCYANATIQSEAPVNVFPVRALAGEHFTANEQQDASEFLAGLISHCDNLSIIIEHQLTIKLHCKDCGYTNTSIERSNILLLALPKSCKKPPSLSDLINDNLSHWKTVEGSCGTSNAIFSREWKSHENEWLRYKSSTYRENHDLH, encoded by the exons ATGTCACCTAGTCAGTTGGTGGCCTCTGATCCAGTGTCTGCATCCagatttatcgaaaataaGTTCAAGGCTATGCTCGATTTCATATGTTCTCCAGATAAACCCATTGGGGAAGTAACGCATTTCTTCTGGAGGCGAGAATACCAAGGTAGAGGAACGCAGCATTTTCATTTAATGATCTGGATCAAAGACGCTCCGATTTTTGGAACGTCTTCCAATCAAGAAGTAGCAAACTTCATTCTCAAATATGGTACTTGCAGAATGCCATCTAAAAATGTTTCACCAAACCTCCATCGTCGTGTTAATACACATCAACGGCATACACATAATTCCTATTGTTTGCGAAGTaaagcaaacaaaaatggcaaaattgGAAAAGTGTGTCGTTTCGGGTTTTCTAGACCAATCACGAATATTTTCGTTATGCGAGAAGTGGCCATTTCGATTGCTGGTAGACGGACGCTAAAGTCTAAAAGCCGATTGTATAACCTGCCCCGCTCCGAAAAGGAAGCCAATATCAACGACTACAACCCGGCAATTCTTACGGCCTGGGAAGGGAATATGGACATTCAGTTCATCGGAGAAAAATCTACACTCCTGAATCGGTGTGTCACCAAATACGTTGCTAAGCCTGAAAAAAGCAACTCAGACACGACTTTCGAAGACATAAATTCTACGAAATCTCTGTGTAGTCGTCTATGGAGTTTTGGTTTGCGCATGTTGAATCATAGAGAGTGTGGAGCTCTTGAAGCCGCAGATACTCTATTAGGAATCGCTTTGTATGGCACAGATCCAGAAACTACCATCAGGTGGGTTGACGTGAACataatcagaaataaaaaactaaaatctCGTAAGGAAATCGAAGCCTTGGAGGCCGATTCcactgaaatattttgtgaTTCGTTAGTCGATACGCATTATCCCGCACGACCGAAGGAATTGGAAGCTACCGACCTCTACGATTTCGTACAATGGTACGACATAACTAAGGTAGAGCCCACAGGTCAAGATGTAGAATATTATACGATGGGCAAGTCGCTGTACCTTAAGAAGCGTAAGCGTCCATGCCTAGTAAATCACTACAAAAATAACGTGAATATTCAACCCGAACGTTATTTCTACGCCTTGCTGCTACTCTTTCAACCATGGAGAGATGTAGATGAACTCCGCAACGGGTGCGATACTTATGCCGAGTCATTTCAGTCAATGCAATTAGAACTTGCACAAGCACTAGAATATCACGAACGCATAACCGAGGTACAAAAAGGTATCGAATATGTGAAGGAAATGATTGACAAACAATTCGCAGATAATGCGAAAGACAATGATAATTCACAAAATAGCGACACTGTACCACTCGGCTTTGTACCTATCGAGGCTAAAGGTGCAATGAAAGAATTCAAAGACGCTGCTGAGAAAGTCGAAACTGTAGACGTTTCAGAAATGATAAGCAAGCTAAACATGGATCAGaaacgagtttttgatcaggtTATCAAAGCGGTGGGTTCAAATCAAATCCTACGTCTTTACGTCAGTGGCGAGGGAGGAACTGGTAAGAGCTTCCTCATTAAAACTATCAGATGCTGGATTAAGCAGCATGCTAGTAAAGATACTGCAATAATCGCCCCAACCGGAATAGCAGCATTCAATGTTGACGGCTTGACTGTTCATAGGCTTTTTCAATTGCCAGTTGAACACGGCCGCACTCCAAAATACAAACCGTTGTCAGACGCGGTCCTCAAAACCATACGGGACCAACTGAAAAACGTTGCCCTGATAGTGATAGACGAAGTTTCGATGATCTCGAACGTAACGTTTTTGTACATACATCTTCGATTAGTCGAAATCTTCAATACCGCAGACTGTGAAGATGGTTGGTTTGGTAATAAGCATATTCTCCTTTTCGGCGATTTGCTACAACTTCCACCAGTTCACGAGGGACCCTCGTTcacaaaattatcgaacacCGATGTCGAAAAACTCATAGGTGCAATGGGCAGTGTGGATCTGTGGCGTAATTTATTCACATACGATGAACTGACGATCAATATGAGGCAAAAGAATGATCGAACTTATCGCGAGATACTCTCACGAATACGCCTTGGGATCGTTACTGATATGGACACGAAAATGTTGTCATCGAGGAAAATCATATTCAAAGCAACCGAGTTCAGAGACAGAATACGAGAACTTTGCaactatataaataatttacctaTCGACACAGTCTGTCTACTTCCCACGTGTCGCATGTGTGATGTTCTCAATAAAGCTATGTTGAGCGCAATTCAGACTGACGAGATACACTTATTGGCTCATGATACGGTTGATTGTCCACcgtacttaaaaaaaaaagttcagaaaATGTTGAACACGGATGACGAAGACAGTTCTCGAACTGCAGGTCTTGCAAAAATGATTATTGTGAAAATTGGCTCGAAAATAATGATTAGACGGAACATTGATGTTACGTTAGGCCTCGTCAACGGCACTATCGGTACAATAACGGCAATATCCCGAGCTGCTGATACCGGCGACGTAGAAACAGTGCAAATTGTCTTAGCTACAGGCGTCGTACATATTTTGGAGCGCGTTGATGTGAAATTAGAGGTAATGGAAGGCGCCTTTGTTATCCGAAGACAATTCCCTATTTGCCTCAGTTACGGTATTACAATTCATAAAAGTCAGGGCCTGAGTTTAAAGAATGCCGTAATCGATGCAG CGAATGGGGCAGCCATTTTAGAATACAATAGATTGAGAAAAGAGTATCGTCCAGATCTCATACCGATGCCTCTTACGTCAGTAAGAGCACAGAAAGTAGCTGACTGCAGATGGTCGATTGCAAAAGATGTTGTCACATGTCAGGTACcagctgaagaaaaaactgcAGCTAAATTGTGGCAAATAAAAGGCTTACGAAACGTCGATCACGTTTCTTGCTACGCTAACGCAACGATCCA ATCAGAAGCCCCGGTAAATGTATTTCCTGTCAGGGCACTTGCGGGTGAACACTTTACTGCAAATGAGCAACAAGATGCTTCAGAATTTTTAGCCGGTTTAATTTCTCACTGCGATAATCTCAGCATAATAATTGAGCACCAGCTCACGATAAAACTGCACTGCAAAGATTGCGGTTACACTAATACTTCAATCGAACGGAGTAACATATTGTTACTGGCGCTGCCCAAATCTTGCAAAAAACCACCGAGCTTATCTGACCTAATCAATGATAATCTCTCTCACTGGAAAACGGTCGAAGGATCGTGCGGTACTT CTAATGCTATTTTCAGTAGAGAATGGAAAAGTCACGAAAATGAATGGTTACGGTATAAAAGCAGTACCTACAGAGAAAATCATGATCTGCACTAA
- the LOC125501891 gene encoding piggyBac transposable element-derived protein 4-like, whose amino-acid sequence MKKSVCSDSYRSERKTSHASCSNSDSSDEEVIRLPKRRKVNRIISSDSDTDTDKCNLSDNEYYEDTIDKMLRDLVVEEESNVDDTEEAPVQQSEWSEFSGRQKSISFQETGGLNKQLPDDINPYDVFTLFVDDEIINLLVLETNRYAQQKLNESRLTPGSRMHKWKPTNPEEIKQFLGLLLWMGLVKVSPIANYWAKNELYNFRLPRQIISRNRFELLLCNFHFVDNMSIARDDRLGKILPFFNKLVGKYQETYTPGEDIVIDETLIPWRGRLIFKQYIPNKAHKYGIKLFKLCSSEGYTWAMKMYSGKSAEGIRETGLAHNVCLQLAEKLFDQGRTLHNKKSIPKDVLNCKLRRGEMVAKEDDNGIVVLKWRDTRDVRILSTKHAPIMTQSTKNIHAASSSQQPSARLKPLAVLEYNKGKCGIDYSDQMVFYASTMRKGIKWYRKLGVELLLGTSIVNALVVYKIATKKTVNIRRFRELIAAKLLGLSEDLTLPSVRRNTHCIAVREIIWGKALDAHASGVTQIKEKNWNDQRHEQISENPLLFVQAALVNRNFAVNASIFCTVNNFVNKRFLKKFNSIIISCHIFI is encoded by the exons atgaaaaagtcaGTGTGCAGTGATTCATATCGCAGTGAAAGGAAGACTAGTCACGCTAGTTGCTCAAATTCGGATAGCAGCGATGAGGAAGTGATCAGATTgccaaaaagaagaaaagtaaatcGTATCATATCATCAGATTCTGATACGGATACGGATAAATGCAATCTTAGTGATAATGAATATTATGAAGATACTATTGACAAGATGTTACGAGATTTGGTCGTGGAAGAAGAAAGCAACGTTGATGATACTGAGGAAGCTCCAGTTCAACAAAGTGAATGGAGTGAATTTAGTGGTCggcaaaaatcaatttcttttcaagaAACAGGCGGTCTGAATAAGCAATTACCTGACGATATAAATCCGTATGATGTGTTTACGTTGTTCGTCGATGACGAAATCATAAACTTGCTGGTATTAGAAACTAATAGATATGCACAACAAAAACTAAATGAATCGAGGCTGACTCCAGGTTCACGAATGCATAAATGGAAACCAACAAATcctgaagaaataaaacaatttttgGGATTATTGTTGTGGATGGGACTTGTAAAAGTGAGCCCAATAGCCAATTATTGGGCCAAAAACGAATTGTACAATTTCCGGCTACCGCGTCAAATTATTTCACGAAACAGATTTGAACTATTATTgtgcaattttcattttgtcgaTAATATGTCCATTGCCCGTGATGATCGGCTTGGTAAAATACTTccattttttaacaaattgGTAGGAAAGTATCAGGAAACTTACACGCCTGGAGAAGACATTGTTATCGATGAAACGTTAATTCCATGGCGTGGAAGACTCATTTTCAAGCAATACATTCCAAATAAAGCGCACAAGTACGGAATCAAGTTATTCAAATTATGTTCAAGCGAAGGATACACATGGGCAATGAAAATGTATTCTGGTAAATCAGCGGAAGGTATTAGAGAAACAGGATTGGCACACAATGTGTGTCTACAACTGGCAGAGAAACTTTTCGATCAAGGAAGAACATT ACATAACAAGAAATCTATACCAAAAGATGTTCTTAATTGCAAACTAAGAAGGGGAGAAATGGTAGCTAAAGAGGATGATAACGGGATTGTGGTACTCAAATGGAGAGACACACGTGACGTGAGAATATTATCTACGAAACACGCTCCTATCATGACACAAAGCACGAAAAACATTCATGCTGCTTCTTCAAGCCAGCAGCCATCCGCAAGACTCAAACCTCTGGCCGTCCTCGAATATAATAAGGGTAAATGTGGTATAGATTATTCAGACCAAATGGTTTTCTATGCTTCGACGATGAGGAAAGGAATCAAGTGGTATAGGAAGCTTGGTGTTGAACTTCTACTGGGGACGTCAATTGTAAACGCTTTGGTCGTTTACAAAATTGCGACAAAGAAAACTGTAAATATTAGACGATTCAGAGAACTGATTGCTGCAAAGTTACTAGGACTGAGTGAAGATTTAACACTGCCTTCTGTTCGACGAAATACGCATTGCATCGCCGTTCGAGAAATAATTTGGGGAAAAGCCTTAGACGCGCATGCAAGCGGTGTTACgcaaataaaagagaagaactGGAACGATCAAAGGCACGAGCAAATCTCAGAAAACCCACTACTTTTTGTCCAAGCTGCCCTGGTCAACCGCAACTTTGCAGTGAATGCTTCAATATTTTGCActgtaaataattttgttaataaacgatttttaaaaaaattcaacagtaTTATTATCTCCTGTCATATATTTATCTAA
- the LOC125501938 gene encoding uncharacterized protein LOC125501938, translated as MERVIEKLKKEKFLSETQLKKMEALGKVNKDLLKRQWYRVVRGEPGICSEASDIIKKRAEDCDYPLLVSLMFDGMHIMKHLEKDGKGLVNLGESVPLDDNDAPTLATETLVFMVNCINQSWKIPVAYFLIDGLSATHIAGLINQCLVALHDCDVKVVSLNCDEAAANIAAVKSLKIINKINEDDVNSDKEIRYLTLVKHRRKRRKEIKKPM; from the exons ATGGAACGAGTaatagagaaattaaaaaaggagaaatttcTTTCGGAAACTCAGCTCAAGAAAATGGAAGCACTCGGAAAAGTCAACAAAGACTTATTAAAGCGACAA TGGTATCGGGTGGTGAGGGGGGAACCTGGAATTTGTTCGGAAGCATCGGacattataaaaaaaagagctgaAGACTGTGATTATCCATTGCTCGTTTCTCTTATGTTTGATGGAATGCATATTATGAAACATTTGGAAAAAGATGGGAAGGGTCTTGTGAATTTAGGGGAGTCTGTGCCACTTGATGACAATGATGCTCCTACTCTAGCCACCGAAACCCTGGTTTTCATGGTAAATTGTATAAATCAGTCTTGGAAAATTCCAGTTgcttattttttaattgatggTTTGTCGGCTACTCACATTGCAGGTTTAATTAATCAGTGTTTAGTAGCTCTGCATGATTGTGACGTAAAGGTAGTTTCTCTTAATTGCGATGAAGCAGCAGCAAATATAGCTGCGGTAAAATCATTGAAGATCATTAACAAGATCAATGAGGATGATGTAAATAGTGATAAAGAGATCAGATACTTAACATTAGTGAAGCACagacgaaaacgaagaaaagaaatcaaaaagcCAATGTAG